The Lathyrus oleraceus cultivar Zhongwan6 unplaced genomic scaffold, CAAS_Psat_ZW6_1.0 chrUn0206, whole genome shotgun sequence genome contains a region encoding:
- the LOC127112956 gene encoding argininosuccinate lyase, chloroplastic — translation MKFSPLGACALAGTGLPIDRFMTSDALGFTAPMRNSIDAVSDRDFLLEFLSANAITAVHLSRLGEEWVLWASEEFGFITPSDSVSTGSSIMPQKKNPDPMELVRGKSGRVIGGLVTLLTACKGLPHAYNRDLQEDEEPVFDSVRAILGMLEVSAEFAMNITFNRERIQKSLPAGFPGATTLADYLVKKVSHINLAFSQ, via the exons ATGAAATTCAGTCCTTTAGGGGCTTGTGCACTGGCCGGTACAGGGCTCCCCATTGACCGGTTCATGACATCAGATGCATTGGGATTTACAGCTCCGATGAGGAATAG TATTGATGCAGTTTCTGACCGAGATTTTCTACTGGAGTTTCTTTCTGCTAATGCCATCACAGCAGTGCATCTTTCTCGATTGGGTGAAGAATGGGTATTGTGGGCTTCAGAAGAATTTGGATTTATCACTCCAAGCGACTCTGTTTCAACAGGAAGCAGCATAATGCCTCAGAAAAAGAATCCAGACCCAATGGAACTTGTTCGTGGTAAGTCTGGCAGAGTCATAGGGGGTTTGGTCACTCTTCTAACAGCGTGCAAAGGACTTCCACATGCTTACAATCGCGATTTGCAG GAAGACGAAGAACCAGTGTTTGACAGTGTTAGAGCTATTTTGGGAATGCTTGAAGTCTCAGCAGAATTTGCAATGAACATTACTTTCAATCGGGAAAGAATACAAAAGTCTTTACCTGCTGGTTTTCCTGGTGCAACAACACTTGCTGACTATCTTGTTAAGAAGGTAAGCCACATTAATTTAGCCTTCTCTCAATAA